Within Bdellovibrio bacteriovorus HD100, the genomic segment CAATTTTTCTGCCCAGAATATTGCCGCGCGAATCCACGAACACACGCACCTGCGCTTTGTAATCGCGCTTCGCCAGCCATTCCGGGATTGTCCAATTTTGTTTGATGTGACGATCCAGATCGGAAATGTAGTTGTCGTTCTGAAGCTTGGCAATTCCCGTCAAAGATGTGCCAGGCGACAGGACGTTTCCTCTTACCGGCGTACTTCCGGTGGCGGCTTTGCCGGTTCCGGCAGCGGCCGCGGCTTTTTTCTTATCTTCGGCCACGTCCTCTTTGATTTTTTCCAATGCAGCCATGGCTTTGAGTTTGTCCAAAGCGTTTTGCTGCTGGGATTTCACTTTTTCCAGATTGATGCCCTCTTCCTTGGCTTTCGCCGGAGGAAGTTTCACAGGTTCTGGTTTTGGTGGGGTTTTCTTTTCCACCACTTTTTCCGGGGCCTTTTCGGGCGGTTTTTCTTTTACGGGTTCCTTGGCGACTTCTTTTTCAGGAAGGGCCGGTTTGGGATTTTCTTTTGCCGGGGGCGCCAGATCCTTGGGTTCCACCTTGTCCGGCAGGCCCACCATATCCACACGCACGGCTTGCGAGAAATCAATCGGTTCCGGATCAAAAAAGACCGTCTTCAAAGTAAAGATCGAGATAATAAGCGCGTGCAGGGCAAAGGAGATCCCTATGCCGCGGGTTACTTGCTCATCATTCTGCTGATCTTTTTCCTCTAAATAATTCACAGCTCAGGTCATTGATCTTTCGGCTGAGTGATCAGGCCGATGTTAAAGATGCCAGCGGCACGCACTTCGGCCATAGCTTCCGCGACGAAGCCATAGTCCACTTTGCGGTCTGCCTGAATGTACACCTGTTTGTTCTTTTTATTTTCGAAGATCGCTTTCAGTTTCGGGCGCAGTTCGTTCATGGCGATCTTTTGTTTGGCGATGGTCATTCTTTGATCTGAATTGATCACCAGTACAAAAGGCTCTTCATTGACTTCAACACCGGAAGAAGAGGTCTTGGGCAGATCCACTTCAATCCCCTGTTGCATCAAAGGAGTCGTCACCATGAACATGATCAGCAACACCAGCATCACGTCCACCAAAGGCGTGATGTTGATTTCGCTTAATGTCGCCCGGCTTTTTCCGCCGCCGCCACTCATTCCCATGATTAATTTCCTTGGAAGAAGTTACGTTTAACGATGTTCAGGAAGTCGGCGCCGAAGTTATTCAGAACGATCTCCTGTTTGCGAATTTTAGAGATAAAGTTGTTGTACAAAACAACCGCTGGAATCGCTGTTGCCAGACCGATTGCGGTGGCAATCAGGGCTTCCGAGATACCCGGCGCTACAACCGCCAAGCTGGCTGTTCCGGTCTGACCAATCTTGTGGAAGGAACCCATGATCCCCCAAACGGTACCGAAAAGACCGATGAAAGGACCGGTGGAGCCGGTTGTTGCCAGAACTGTCAGGCGGGATTCCAGTTTGGAAATTTCGCTTTCAGTGGCTTTGTTCAAAACGCGCTCCAGATTGTCGATGCCGGAAAGGATCGGTTTATCGCCTTCGGTTTTGGAAAGCAGCGGGGATTCAGAGATCTTTTTCATCTCCAGGTACACGGCTTTAAACACGCGGGCGACAGAAGAGTCTTTATATTGGTCGATGTCTTCAAACAACGTGTCTAAAGAATTTACCTTCCAGAATTTGGACAAGAACAGTTCATCGGACTGTTTCATGTTTTTGAACGTGACATATTTGGAGTAACCAATGGCCCAGCAGAAAACGGACATCACAATCAGCATCAACAAAGTCAGCTGAACAATGGGACTGGCTTGAGCGATAGCATCAATGGAGCTGGTGTTCACTGATACAGAGGGTGCAGCTTGGGCCGCGTTGACAAAAATAGGGGACATATCTAGACCTCCGTTAAGGTACGTCTTAAAAAGATATGCCCAAATGCATTTTGGATCAACCTATTGAGCAGGACCTTGGTTTAGAAGACGGAGCAATTCTGGCAAATTCGTCGTGATAAGGCCTTCTGCCTTATAGCGAGTTGCATCAGCAAGCTGAGCTTCATTCTCGATAGGACCCAGGAAGATTCTTTTGTTGCGACGACGCATCTCTGTGATGATCTCGTCGTTGAACGCCGGACGCTTCATCAATGTAAATGGAGCGATGAACACATCACCCTTAAATTGAGTCGATGGCAGAATCCACAACGAATCAAAGCTGAGCAATCTCATAATATCCGGATGGCTGGTGCCGTACACCCATTCTGGTTTCAGCTCTTTGATGGTTGTCATCACGATCAAAGCGTCGCTTTGAATCAGCGTGCGTTTGTTGGGTTTGAAAGCATCAATGGCGTTGACCACTGTGGAATGCACGTCGTGCACGTTATCCACGACATTCAGGACAAAGCGCGTTTCCGGGAACTGTTCGTAGTATTCTTTCAGTGCCGGAGTGGTCTTATAGAACTCGTTGATCTGCTCCCACGGATATTCCGACAGTTTTCCACCGGTCATGATCTTGGCCGTCGGATTGGCTTTTTGTTCAGCCATCTTCATATCGATGAATTCACGGTCGCGGTTGGCTGGCAAAATGAACGGCACTTTGTCCTGGGAAATGCGCACATCCGCCCAGATCACCGCATCGGGTTTGAGCTTCAGGGTCTCTTGAACCTTCTCCAGGGTGTCGGCTTTGACGATCACGATCGGAGCGGGGCCAGAAAAGAAGGCGTGTTCGTAGGCCGGGAAGGATTGCCCCAGACCCCATATACGGGCCATAAGCAGTAAAATACCAAGGATAAGGAAGCTGACAGCGGTAATGAAAAGGATTCTCATAGGACCTTCGTATAGCATCCTAAGACTTTGAAATCAGCACATTTTTTCAAAACAGAAGGAAAGATTCCTGTCATAACCTTAAATACGTTAAAATTAGGCGTATTTCGCCTTGTTTTTCAATTGGCTTTCTATTAGATAGAAGGCGACGCCGTGTCCGCAGAGGACCCTCTGAGGGCGCCGGTGAAGGGAACCTTACATGAATAAAATCAATCGCAAGCTTGAATACGCTCTGATGGCTCTCAAGTACATGAGTCAAAAGATCCCCGGGGAGCTCACAACTGCCAAAGAAGTGTCGGATTCATTCCACACACCTTTTGATGCGACTGCTCGTGTGATGCAGCAGATGGCCCAAAAGGGTGGGATTTTGCGCGCCGAATACGGAGCTAATGGCGGATATCAAATCACAAAAGACCTTGCGAAGGTTTCCATACACGACCTTGTTGAGGTGATTGAAGGACCAACTGCGTTGGTGAAATGCCTGCACAAGGAAGCGCCTTGTGAAATTCAAGGCACCTGCAACATCGTGTCTCCGATCACAGCTTTGAACGACAGACTTACAGACTTCTACAAAAGCCTGAGCCTGAAAGAACTATTGGTGGAAAGAATGGCAATGCCAGCGAAAAAATCCTCAGAGGCGGTGGCCCATGGATAATAACAAATCCTCCAGCAATCCGCTGGAAAGTTACGAATACAAATACGGTTTCACCACCGACATTGAAACAGATCAGGTTCAGCTGGGTCTGAACGAAGACATCATTCGTCTGATCTCTGCGAAAAAGAACGAGCCAGAGTGGATGCTTGAATACCGCTTGAAGGCGTTCCGTCACTGGCTGACGATGGTGGAGCCTGAATGGGCGCACGTGTCTTATCCGAAGATCGACTTCCAGGCGATCCGCTATTATTCCGCGCCGAAAAAAGCGACGGACGAAGCTGACAAACCAAAATCTCTGGATGATCTGGATCCGGAGCTGATCAAGACATTTGAGAAGCTGGGTATTCCGCTGACCGAACAAAAGCGCATCTCCGGTATTGCCGTGGATGTGGTGTTTGACTCTGTTTCTGTGGGCACGACTCACACCGAAGTGCTGGATAAAGCCGGTGTGATCTTCTGTTCTATTTCTGAGGCGATTCACAAACATCCGGATCTGGTGAAAAAGTACCTGGGCTCTGTTGTACCTCACACGGACAACTATTATGCCGCTTTGAATGCGGCGGTCTTCACTGACGGATCTTTCTGTTACATCCCGAAAGGCGTTCGTTGTCCGATTGATCTTTCCACTTACTTCCGTATTAACGCCAAAGACACCGGTCAGTTTGAAAGAACTTTGCTGGTGTGTGATGAAGGCGGTTACGTGAATTACCTTGAGGGCTGTACGGCGCCTCAACGTGATGAAAACCAGCTGCACGCCGCAGTGGTTGAGCTTGTGGCATTGGACAATGCCGAGATCAAGTATTCCACAGTTCAAAACTGGTACACAGGCGATAAAGAAGGCCGTGGTGGTATCTATAACTTTGTGACCAAGCGTGGAAAAGCTCTTGGGAAGTATTCCAAGATCTCCTGGACCCAAGTGGAATCCGGTTCTGCGATCACTTGGAAATATCCTTCCTGCATTTTGCAGGGTGAAGGCTCTGAAGGGGCGTTCTACTCTGTGGCTTTGACTCACGATCTGATGCAGGCGGATACCGGCACGAAGATGATTCATATTGGTAAAAACACCAAGAGCACGATCATCTCCAAAGGTATTTCCACGGACAAGTCCTCCAATGCTTACCGTGGTCAGGTGAAGATTCTGCCTTCGGCGGAAAATGCGCGCAACTACTCCCAGTGTGACTCCATGCTGGTGGGCGATCAAAGCAGTGCGCATACTTATCCTTATATTGAAGTGAAAAACAAAACTGCGACGATTGAACACGAAGCGACGACTTCACGTATCAGTGAAGATCAGATCTTCTATTTGCAGTCCCGCGGTCTGGATATGGAAAAAACAATTTCGATGCTGGTGAACGGCTTCTGTAAAGAGGTCTTTAAAGAGCTTCCTCTGGAATTCTCTGTCGAAGCCGTAAAACTGATCGAAATGAAACTTGAGAATAGTGTCGGCTAGGGCCGGCAGAGCGTAGCTGAAGCAGCTCAATAAAGGTGAAATATGAATTTACTAGAGATCAAAAACCTACATGCAAGAGTTGAAGAAAAAGAAATCCTGAAAGGTCTGAACCTGACAGTGAAACCGGGTGAAGTTCATGCCATCATGGGCCCGAACGGTTCCGGTAAATCCACACTTTCTAAAGTGCTTGCCGGTCACCCGGCGTATGAAGTCACTTCCGGTGAAGTGAAATACGAAGTGAACTTCAACATGACCAATTTGTTGGATCTTGAGCCGGATGAAAGAGCCAAAGAAGGCATCTTCCTGGCATTCCAGTATCCGATTGAGGTTCCGGGTGTTTCCAATTTCACGTTCCTGCATACGGCTTTCAACTCTGTATTGCAGCACCAGGGTTCTGAACCAATGCCGGAAGGTGAGTTCCGTGAATTCCTTTATCAGAAAATGAAACTGGTCAGCATGAAGCCTGAATACCTGGATCGCCCGGTGAACACAGGTTTTTCTGGTGGTGAGAAAAAGAAAAATGAAATTCTGCAGATGGCGGTTTTATCCCCGCGTCTGGCGCTTTTGGATGAAACAGATTCCGGTCTGGACATCGATGCTTTGCGTGTTGTTTCTGAAGGGGTGAACAAACTTCGCCGTAAAGACAACGCGATCATTCTGGTCACTCACTATCAGCGTCTGTTGGATTATATCAAACCGGACTTCGTTCACGTTTTGGCCAACGGCAAAATCATCGAGACTGGCGACAGCTCTTTGGCGCTGAAGCTGGAAGAAAAAGGCTACGACTGGCTGACGGTATAGGAAGTGACTATGAACCTGTTAACGAGCTATGAAAAATTCAGTCAATCCAACCCTGCAGATGGCGCATTGTCCGCTTTCCGCAAGGCCGGGTATGACTATGCTCTAAATAAAGGTCTTCCGACCCGCAAGGATGAAGACTGGCACTATACCAGCGTGAAGACTTTGAACGAAGGCACGTTCCTGCCAAGCGCAGTGAATCCGGTAGAGCCCAGCCACGAAACTCTGGTAGAGATCAAAAAAAATCTGAATCCGGAATTTGCCAACATCGTTTTCTTTAACGGTGTATTGAATAAGACCCTGTCGGCAGATTTGCCAGCGGGTGTGAGTCTAAAAGAACTTTCCCAGTATCCGGCTCAGTTTGATGACACCTTTGATGCCTTGAACGGCGCCTATATGGCAAAACCGTTTTTGGTGACTGTTGCCAAAGAAACGTCTGTGGAAAAACCTGTGAATTTCGTCTTCTTCACGTCTGCGGAAGGGGGCCCATCACTGATGGTAAATCCTCGCCTGAGTCTTGACGTGGGCGCGCGTTCTTCCGTGCGTGTGCTGGAAAGCCATTACGGCAAAGCTGGCACCACTTACTTTGCAAACTCTGTCAGTGATGTGCATGTTGGCGAAAGTGCCAAGCTTGTGTACGTGCGTGTTCAGGCTGAAAGCGAAAGTGCGGTGAATATCGGTCGCACGCGTCTGGTGGTTGAAAAAGACGCCAACGTGGAAAGCCTGGCTTTTGCAACGGGTGCCAGACTGTCCCGTCATTCTTTGGATGTGATTTTGAACGGCCCTGGTTCCAATACGGAAATTCTGGGTGTGTACGCGGTTCGTGGCAACCAGCACGTGGACAACACTTCCTTGATCAACCACAAGGTAGGCGAGTGCAATACCAATCAGCTTTATAAAGGTATTCTGGACGGGGAATCCCGTGCCGTGTTCTGCGGAACTGTTCGCATCGAAAAGGGTGCGCAGAAAGCCAACTCGGCCCAGTTGAATAATAATCTTCTTTTGAGCGGCAAAGCGGAAGCCGACAGCAAACCTTGTCTGCAGATTTATGCTGACGATGTGAAAGCGGCGCACGGATCCACAGTGGGTCAGTTGAACCGTGAAGAGCTGTTCTATCTGCAGTCCCGCGCCATTCCGAAAGAGAAAGCCATCCCGATGCTGAGCTACGGGTATCTTTCTGAAGTGATTTACAAAATTTCCGACGAGAACATCCAGAAATGGTTGTCTCGCCATCTGGACGAGGCGTTCAGCAGCCTTGCCCTGAATCGGTAAGTGATATGAGTAATCTAGACGACATATTTGCCTCTGTAAGATCCCAGTTTCCGGCTTTGACTCAGAAAGTTCATGGCAAGAACCTGGTTTATCTGGACAGTGGTGCGACAACTTTGAAGCCGCAGTCGGTGGTCGACCGTATTGCGCATTTTTATTCTTATGAAACTTCCAATGTTCATCGTGGCGCACACTATCTGGGTGACGTGGCGACCGGACATTTCGAAGCGGCCCGCCAGAAGGTGGCCGAATTCCTGGGTGCCCGTCAGTCCGAGGAAATCATCTTTGTTCGTGGCACCACCGAGGGCGTGAACCTGGTGGCAAATTCCTGGGGCCTTTCCAACTTGAAGGCCGGGGATGAGATCCTGATCACCGTGATGGAGCATCACGGAAACATCGTGCCGTGGCAGATGGTCGCAGAAAAAGTCGGCGCCAAAGTCGTGGCCGCGGATATTCTGGACAATGGCGAGCTGGATCTTGAAGACTTCAAAAAGAAATTGAACTCTCGCACGAAGATGGTGGCTTTCACCGCTTCTTCGAATGTTCTGGGCACGAACACAGACATGAAGCTTTTGACCAAGCTTGCTCATGAAGTGGGTGCGAAGGTTCTGGTGGATGGGGCGCAGATCGTGTCTCAGTTGCCGGTGGATGTTTCTGATATTGATTGCGACTTCTTTGTGTTTTCTGCACACAAGCTTTTCGGCCCGTTTGGGTTTGGGGCTGTGTACGGAAAAAAAGAGATTCTGGATCAGATGCCCCCTTATCAGGGTGGCGGCAGTATGATTTCCAAGGTGACGATCGAAAAAACCACGTTCAATGATGTGCCGACGCGCTTTGAGGCCGGAACTCCGCACGTGGAAGGCGCCGTGGGATTGCATGCGGCACTGACGTTCGTTGAGAACATCGGTCTGGATAAGATTCATAAATATGAGATGGATCTTTTGAACTACGCAACTGGCAGGCTTCTGGAGATCCCGGATGTAAAAATCTACGGAACCTCTCAGAATAAAGGGGCGATTTTGTCCTTTAATCTGAAAGGGGCTCACCACTCTGACATTGGTCAGATTCTGGACCAAGAAGGTGTGGCAGTCAGAGCAGGACACCATTGTACGCAGCCGCTGATGGCGCGTCTGGGAGTTCCCGGCACCGTCAGAGCATCCCTTTCAGTGTATAATAATCGTGAAGATATTGATTCTATGGTTAAAGCCGTGGTGAAAGCCCGGGAGATGTTGTTATGAGCACCCAAGATGTACTGATTCGTATTCAGGCAACTCCGAACCCCAATGCGTGGAAATTCGTTTTGGATCGCGCCGTCTTGAATGACGGCAAGGCGACCTATGCTGATGCCAAGGAAGCTGAGCAGAGCATTCTGGCGTCTTCCTTGTTCCAGGTGGAGGGTGTTCGTCAGGTTCACTTCTTCCAGAACGTGATCACGATCACGCATAATTTCGATGCGGATCCGGAAGAGATTCAACGCAACGTTTGTTCGGTGATTCAGACCCGCATGCCGGCGCATAATCCGGCGGTGACCCAGATGGATGAAAAGAAGCTTCGCCGTGCCAGCCTGCCGCCGGAAGTCCAGCAGATCGAAGAGATTCTGGACCAAACGGTCCGTCCCGGTTTGCAAGGTGACGGCGGGGACTTGGATGTGGTGAAATATGAAGACAACAAGCTCTATGTCTTTTATCAGGGAGCTTGTGGAACCTGCCCGAGTGCCACTTCAGGTACACTGATGGCCATCGAGGGAATTTTGCGGGATCAATTCAATCCAACAATTGAAGTTATCCCGATGTGAGGATGAATGCAGTCAGCGCAAGGTGCTCAGAAGCAAACTCCGGACAAGGTTGAAAGATTTCGTCTGTTGTGTGAGCGCCTCGCCCTGGTTCTGCAAAAAGAGGGTTTGTCCGTCAAACCCTACCGTGACCCCGCTTTGCCGCACTTTAATCAGCTGAACGAAAGCCAAAAAGACATCGCCCTTCACACCTTGAAGGACTATCTGGAAATCTGCCAGGAAGCCCACGCGGAAAGTTTCTCTTTAAAAGATTCCCCACGCTTTTGCTGGAAGGCTTTGCGCCGCTGGGGCTTGATCCCGGCCTCTGATTTTTTCGACAAATTAGAAGAATCTGATTCTGTGGAAGTGTACACCGATGAAGGCCTGCAGGTGTTTCGAAATCTGCGCTTCTTTGAGGTTTGCACGTACACGCTGGAAGAGCTTTATTCTTTGGAGTGGTGGAAGCTGTACGGCCGTGAAGAATCTGTGACCCGCAGCCTTTTTTCAATCTCTTTGGATTTGATCAACGGTCATATCCCAGGAACGATGAAGTTCGATACCGGCAAACACGAACTGTGGGAGCTGTCTTCTGAGGGGATGCGCCGTTTTGTGGTCGAGCCGCGGCATGCGTGTTCTCTCCGTCGTAACGGAGAGATTCGGGGATTCCTATTTACGACGACGGTGGACTGTCTCTGAACCCAGCTGTTCTTCAGCGGATCTTTTCATGCCCGGGGCTGTGGCTTCCATGGTGTCTTCGTTGCGGCTGACAATCACGGCAGAATTTCCCAGGACTTCTTCTTTGGCCAGGGCTTTGACTGCCAGCGAGATCGCTTTTTGCTTTTCTTTTGAGAAGCCCACCACAGTCAGTTTTAGTTCCACCACCTGACCCACTTTCACTCCGGACAAAGTGTCAGAGGTGATGCCGTCAACAACACTGACCCCTTCCGGCAGGGACCACGTGTACGCCAGGTCGCCTTGCAGGGTCTGATTCACAAGAACGCGGCCGACAAGAATCACTTCATCAGTGCCGGATTCAGGGATTTCATCCTCGGATTTTAGTTCAACATGGAACAGAGCCAGATGTTTACCCACAGGAGCAGGCCGCCACGTGGATTTGGCTGTGGAAGCGGGTTTGCGGTCTTCCGTTTTTGCCGTGAAGGAATAAACTGAAATGCCTGCAAGCAGGGACAGGATTGCGGTAAAGGCTATCTTTCGGTTCCGCATATGACTGTGCCTCCTTTTTTGATTCTGTAAGTTGCATTGGTGTTCATCTGGGATGCCGTTTTATTGTAAGCGTTGATTTTTACGTTCAGCAGGTAGTAGCCAGCAGACAGTCCACTGGTGCTGATGGACTCGGTGGCGCCCACGGTTTCAGAACGGCTCTGTTTGACGATATAGTCAGAGGAATATCCGCCATACCAATAGGCGTCTTCAAAGTACACATAGTCCTTTTTGTACAGAATAAGATCCAGATTCAGCTTTGTGCTTGAATACTCCAGCGACAGAGTGGTGCTGTTGCCATCGTGATAGTACAGATAGAAGTCGTTATTCACCTGCTGATCCGAGCGTTTGACGCTGTCTCTGGCCGTCATCAGTTGTTCTTCTTTTCCGACAGTGAAGGTGATATCAGAACAGGTGGTTTCGCCCAGATAGAAAGCATAGTCCTTGGTGGTCTTGCTTTGCTTTTCTTCAGCAAGGATCGCGTCCCATTTTGCTGTCGCACCAGCCACGTTGCGGGACAGTAGATTGTTAAACAGACCTACACTTGGAATGGGATAGACGGAGGTGTTGACCAGACTGGTGGTGACCGGATTGGATTTTTTGTGCCCGGCAGTGTCTTCCCCAGCGAAGGTCATCCACACTTTTGAGAAGTCCATGCCTCCGCCGAATTTGGTGCTTTCATACTCGGCCATGTCATCGCGAGTGGCTTTGTAAAGCGCGCGCGATACGGACACTTCACGGAAAGTCCCCGTGCCGGCAAGATCCGCTGAAGTGTTGTCATAGCTTGCCGCAGTTCCATCCTGCCACAGGTTGAAGGAAATACTGACCCCGGCCGTGTTTCCTGAGGCGCGGTAGCCATAGGTGTCCACATAGTAGTGATAACGGGGATCTGTCGGTGCTCGATTTTCATCAGCGTTGTTATAGGCGGCATCCGCTCCACTTAAGACGGCGGCCTGGAAATAGTTGGCCCAGCCTTCACTCCAGGAAAGTCTGGCATCGATGACGAAGTTCCCTGTGTGGGATCCTCCCGGAGATCCGGAATTGCCGTAGACGTCTTCCAGGAAGTGAGCGTATTCATGCAGGATCACGGAGTCATCAAAGTGGTCAGTGTCAGAAGACTTCACGTCGCCGTTCACGCCCCCCAGGATGTAGAGCTTGCGTTCCCCCGGGGAATAGAACGACAGGGGAGAGTTGGAGCCGAAGTAAGAGTATGGATTGAATCCGGCCTTCCAGAAGACGGTCACTTTTTCGGCCACCCACCAGAGGTTGGTGTTGGTGGAAGGAATACCGCCATTGTTTTTGCCAATGTTGCGGCGGATGTATTCGTTCGCCAGCAGGATGTTGTACATGATGTTGAAGGCGCCACCTTCGATGCGAGATGACGTGCTTTCGTTGGCCTCGGCGTAAACCGGGGAAGAAGTCAGATCCAGCGTGCCTGTGGTGATATCACCCGCCGTGATAGAGAATGATTTCG encodes:
- a CDS encoding TonB family protein — encoded protein: MNYLEEKDQQNDEQVTRGIGISFALHALIISIFTLKTVFFDPEPIDFSQAVRVDMVGLPDKVEPKDLAPPAKENPKPALPEKEVAKEPVKEKPPEKAPEKVVEKKTPPKPEPVKLPPAKAKEEGINLEKVKSQQQNALDKLKAMAALEKIKEDVAEDKKKAAAAAGTGKAATGSTPVRGNVLSPGTSLTGIAKLQNDNYISDLDRHIKQNWTIPEWLAKRDYKAQVRVFVDSRGNILGRKIVKSSGNPSYDEEVLATIDRSAPFPAPPEKLIAVFSVDGILIGFPE
- a CDS encoding ExbD/TolR family protein → MGMSGGGGKSRATLSEINITPLVDVMLVLLIMFMVTTPLMQQGIEVDLPKTSSSGVEVNEEPFVLVINSDQRMTIAKQKIAMNELRPKLKAIFENKKNKQVYIQADRKVDYGFVAEAMAEVRAAGIFNIGLITQPKDQ
- the tolQ gene encoding protein TolQ — its product is MSPIFVNAAQAAPSVSVNTSSIDAIAQASPIVQLTLLMLIVMSVFCWAIGYSKYVTFKNMKQSDELFLSKFWKVNSLDTLFEDIDQYKDSSVARVFKAVYLEMKKISESPLLSKTEGDKPILSGIDNLERVLNKATESEISKLESRLTVLATTGSTGPFIGLFGTVWGIMGSFHKIGQTGTASLAVVAPGISEALIATAIGLATAIPAVVLYNNFISKIRKQEIVLNNFGADFLNIVKRNFFQGN
- a CDS encoding type 1 periplasmic-binding domain-containing protein → MRILFITAVSFLILGILLLMARIWGLGQSFPAYEHAFFSGPAPIVIVKADTLEKVQETLKLKPDAVIWADVRISQDKVPFILPANRDREFIDMKMAEQKANPTAKIMTGGKLSEYPWEQINEFYKTTPALKEYYEQFPETRFVLNVVDNVHDVHSTVVNAIDAFKPNKRTLIQSDALIVMTTIKELKPEWVYGTSHPDIMRLLSFDSLWILPSTQFKGDVFIAPFTLMKRPAFNDEIITEMRRRNKRIFLGPIENEAQLADATRYKAEGLITTNLPELLRLLNQGPAQ
- a CDS encoding RrF2 family transcriptional regulator; translated protein: MNKINRKLEYALMALKYMSQKIPGELTTAKEVSDSFHTPFDATARVMQQMAQKGGILRAEYGANGGYQITKDLAKVSIHDLVEVIEGPTALVKCLHKEAPCEIQGTCNIVSPITALNDRLTDFYKSLSLKELLVERMAMPAKKSSEAVAHG
- the sufB gene encoding Fe-S cluster assembly protein SufB, which produces MDNNKSSSNPLESYEYKYGFTTDIETDQVQLGLNEDIIRLISAKKNEPEWMLEYRLKAFRHWLTMVEPEWAHVSYPKIDFQAIRYYSAPKKATDEADKPKSLDDLDPELIKTFEKLGIPLTEQKRISGIAVDVVFDSVSVGTTHTEVLDKAGVIFCSISEAIHKHPDLVKKYLGSVVPHTDNYYAALNAAVFTDGSFCYIPKGVRCPIDLSTYFRINAKDTGQFERTLLVCDEGGYVNYLEGCTAPQRDENQLHAAVVELVALDNAEIKYSTVQNWYTGDKEGRGGIYNFVTKRGKALGKYSKISWTQVESGSAITWKYPSCILQGEGSEGAFYSVALTHDLMQADTGTKMIHIGKNTKSTIISKGISTDKSSNAYRGQVKILPSAENARNYSQCDSMLVGDQSSAHTYPYIEVKNKTATIEHEATTSRISEDQIFYLQSRGLDMEKTISMLVNGFCKEVFKELPLEFSVEAVKLIEMKLENSVG
- the sufC gene encoding Fe-S cluster assembly ATPase SufC; amino-acid sequence: MNLLEIKNLHARVEEKEILKGLNLTVKPGEVHAIMGPNGSGKSTLSKVLAGHPAYEVTSGEVKYEVNFNMTNLLDLEPDERAKEGIFLAFQYPIEVPGVSNFTFLHTAFNSVLQHQGSEPMPEGEFREFLYQKMKLVSMKPEYLDRPVNTGFSGGEKKKNEILQMAVLSPRLALLDETDSGLDIDALRVVSEGVNKLRRKDNAIILVTHYQRLLDYIKPDFVHVLANGKIIETGDSSLALKLEEKGYDWLTV
- the sufD gene encoding Fe-S cluster assembly protein SufD, which produces MNLLTSYEKFSQSNPADGALSAFRKAGYDYALNKGLPTRKDEDWHYTSVKTLNEGTFLPSAVNPVEPSHETLVEIKKNLNPEFANIVFFNGVLNKTLSADLPAGVSLKELSQYPAQFDDTFDALNGAYMAKPFLVTVAKETSVEKPVNFVFFTSAEGGPSLMVNPRLSLDVGARSSVRVLESHYGKAGTTYFANSVSDVHVGESAKLVYVRVQAESESAVNIGRTRLVVEKDANVESLAFATGARLSRHSLDVILNGPGSNTEILGVYAVRGNQHVDNTSLINHKVGECNTNQLYKGILDGESRAVFCGTVRIEKGAQKANSAQLNNNLLLSGKAEADSKPCLQIYADDVKAAHGSTVGQLNREELFYLQSRAIPKEKAIPMLSYGYLSEVIYKISDENIQKWLSRHLDEAFSSLALNR
- a CDS encoding aminotransferase class V-fold PLP-dependent enzyme; its protein translation is MSNLDDIFASVRSQFPALTQKVHGKNLVYLDSGATTLKPQSVVDRIAHFYSYETSNVHRGAHYLGDVATGHFEAARQKVAEFLGARQSEEIIFVRGTTEGVNLVANSWGLSNLKAGDEILITVMEHHGNIVPWQMVAEKVGAKVVAADILDNGELDLEDFKKKLNSRTKMVAFTASSNVLGTNTDMKLLTKLAHEVGAKVLVDGAQIVSQLPVDVSDIDCDFFVFSAHKLFGPFGFGAVYGKKEILDQMPPYQGGGSMISKVTIEKTTFNDVPTRFEAGTPHVEGAVGLHAALTFVENIGLDKIHKYEMDLLNYATGRLLEIPDVKIYGTSQNKGAILSFNLKGAHHSDIGQILDQEGVAVRAGHHCTQPLMARLGVPGTVRASLSVYNNREDIDSMVKAVVKAREMLL
- a CDS encoding NifU family protein, which produces MSTQDVLIRIQATPNPNAWKFVLDRAVLNDGKATYADAKEAEQSILASSLFQVEGVRQVHFFQNVITITHNFDADPEEIQRNVCSVIQTRMPAHNPAVTQMDEKKLRRASLPPEVQQIEEILDQTVRPGLQGDGGDLDVVKYEDNKLYVFYQGACGTCPSATSGTLMAIEGILRDQFNPTIEVIPM